Within Pygocentrus nattereri isolate fPygNat1 chromosome 17, fPygNat1.pri, whole genome shotgun sequence, the genomic segment GAGTAAGAACCATTGACGAAAAAAAATGTCTGACCGTCCAAATCAGATTTGGTCATTTGTGACATAAAAGCTGAAAAGTCGGTTGAAAAAGTCAGATAGAAATGACCAATTTGTCCTGTAGGGTAAACAGACCTACATGCTTTGCCTATAACATGACAGTGATATGATATCTAATACTGTTCTGACTCCAGTGGACTCTTAACTCAAATTCTGTGTTTATATCTGTTTgtgtatctttgtgatgatccagttcaaacacttcctgaatctgtagagttgccctttccattccatcttatcacaaGATCATACAAGACTCACATCCGGGGTTATGAGCCTACGAAGAGGGGCCGAAATACACTTTacctgcctctcaccatgtggaactggtggatttgtgtgtccttCTATGTTCTCtgtgaaactgaccactggACACTCAgaagatcactaaggactgaccatcatgttggaaacccttcattcttcattcagtccatattggagacagacagagaaagtttacagctgctgaagctggtGCAGCGttttttggaaagtagtgatgaagataacagagctttctgatatgaaacatatgaggatcaTATTACATGAAGAGCCTTTAAAAGAGAATTTAAGAAGAGATGAACAAATTGAGAGAATGTCCTCAGACCACAGAGGGTTAATAGAAGTGAAGCCACATCAGGGCTTTGAGGACAAACAGCTGAGTACATCTTAAATGTGTtgactgactctgtgtttttctagTCTGAGGTCAGGGAGGTGGTCTGTTTGTGAAGGTGCCACTGTCATCTCGCACTCGCTGTCCGTCTCTGCAAAGCCTTCAACACAACAGCTCAGAAGCTACAGCCTCACAACATGGCAAGTATCCATTCTCTTTTGTGATCTGTAATAAACTTCTTggcatttttcacatttctaaGGTCAGagatgctgtgtctgattcttGCAAATTTATTTGATGTATTATTTTATCAATCATGAGCTTCATTATGAAAgaggtgaggtcatcagtggAATCTGGAAACACTGTGTTAAGTTTGAAGAAATGCCCATGTGTTGAAAATGATCTTTTTATTGGTCAGAGTCAGGGATGAAATACTTTagggacttttaactgatctttagactttagactaaaatcattttgctttggtttcattgaaataaatgactgaacattccaATTTGTCACTAGCAAGACAATCATAACTCTACCTAAACTAGAGAACTGATTAAGaaaaaaatttcatttaaatctttcagcttcactttaaaagtcattttaaatctTTTGTAAAGTGGAATTAAAGAAATTCTAAAAGAAAATGTGAGTATTGTTTTTACAAGTCTAAATTTAGGGGCTTGGTTTTGGGACAGATGCCTCTCAATAGAAGTACCCTATAAGCAATGATGGGCTATATATTTCTCTATTAAAGAGATTATATCTCTATTAAAGCCTTGGATTGAAATAGATTATATCaaaatccttgtaaatatcaaAGCTTTGAATACTTTgtcgttttgtttttattcattttaactaATGATCCATGCACAGTTTTGGTCTGAACTCCAGGCTGAATACAGtcaatctgaaactgaaaatgcAGTAGTGGCTAACTTTTGGTGGGCTTTGTGTGTTTGGTCAGGTGTGTTGTGGAGTCCTGCTGGAATTTGTCCTGTTCTCCCTGCTCTCTCCAGCAGCTTGTGCTGAGATCGGAAACCTTAAAGAGATCATCAACTTCCTACAGACAACGTAAGACACATACTTTTATAGGAGTTCTGTGTTTTAGACCTGATTAATGATGTCTAGGGTTAATCCATGATACACTCTTCAGATAAGAACCTAATGAATTTTAGGAAATGAGGAAGTCTGTCATTTTAGTTCAATATAATAATCATGCATGCTCTATTTAGTCTCTGCAAACACTCACAACTTTCTTTGTTACGATTTTGCTAACAATATTATACTACTATTGTAAAAATATcctaattaaaataaaagaaaatttttCTGTGAGTTTCTTCAGTTAGGGTTTGAGTTTGGTGGGTCTAATTTTGATGCATGTGTCAGTCGACTTTGCTCTCGCTGTAGCAGAGCCCTTAGCTTAATCAAACCTGCACTGAACTGTTTGGATCTATTGAAGAAGTTTTTTGATAAAATATATCCTTGAGTTATCGTTAATAAAAGGTTTGCAGCAATTATTAATTAGAATAGAAATTATTAAAAGtctatagtgtctatagtgtcaTTTTTAACTGAGCCAGATAGGCCCAAGCAGCCTTAGATAGGAAAGTTAGGCCTAATGCTTCTAGGCGAGAGGTGTCCGTGCCAGGCACTGCTTAGAAGGCCTTAAGAGATAAGCAGACACCTGCATGTAAGAAATACTGcctgttcattaaaaacaagctaGCTTTTATTGAGGAGATAGATAAGCAGCGAGCAGGAATGGGTCATAAATCTTAAATACTTAAAAAGGCCCATTATGGAAAGTCGTAAAATTGGTCCTTGTCAGACGAAGCATAGAGGTGTCAAAAAGTGAATTTAACATAGTGAATATAATGACAGCCAATGGAAACCTTAGGATGGTTGGAGAGGAAGAGTGAAGACAGCGTCCCAGGGTGGAGCACTGACCATATTCGagaaacattataaaaactgatgtAATGTGTTGAATCTTTATGGTTACATATAGCTATTTTGAATAGCATTTTTGGCTATCTGGAAGCCGACTTGTCACCTGAAACTTTATAAAAGCCTTTTTCTTCAAAAGAACCAGCGACTGAAATTTGgtttttcatcttcttcattcttgcaagaaaatcttttaaactttttggcGGTATtgctttttatactttttaaaaatcttttgatCTGGACCTTTTTTATAttagaaaacagattaaattaaaattagaatACTAATTAAAAAGTTAATTAGGTGTAACATAATACTACATCCGAGACCCAGGGTGGAGGCTGGACTGCTCTGGATCCCAACACTATTTAGCTATGCTAGGTTAACTAGGAGAGAGGagccagctaacattagcttagctaggagGCTCCAGCTGTGGTTACATCCTGGCTCATTTCGATCACTATTAGTTTCCAAGTAGCGTCACTGATCACTTCTCTGTTTTCAGTTATGGAGCTGGTGAAAATCAGTTTGCTGTGGCCATCAACGTTCCAGCTGAAAAGTGCTCTGCTGGTGTAACACCTGATCAGAACTTCCTCCCGGATGATGGTGCACGGAAAGTCATAGATGCCATGGATGGCACTGCTAAAGTCTACAAAGGTCAAAGGCTGATTGGCGCCAAACCAAAACCAATCTCTAATAACCCAAATATCAACTACCACTCTGAGTACCTTCTGCTGATTCAGTCTAACCCACCAGCAACATCTCCTGATGATCCACTCATGATGCAACTCCTGAACACAAACCCAGATGGCTGTGTGGTTTTCTACACCTACAACTCCCCCTGTGTGAAAACCTGCTCAACACCCAATAAGCGTTACAGCATCATCCCTGCACTCGACATGTTTACGGACCATAAAGGTCCTAAAGCGTTCGTTTTTGGCCAGGTTTGGAAACATGATGTAAACAAGGCTCAGTGGGAAACAAACATGAGGGCGGTGAATGGCAAAGTGCCGCTGTACCGCTGTAATAATGCCGGCTGTACTCTCTGTGTGGATAACAATGATAAAATTAATACTCAGTGCACCTACTAGCATTATAGCTAAAATAAGGCCAACCTAATGCACTTTTAACTGcattcattaaaaatgctttCAGCTATAAGAGATAAAAGTCATGAGGTTCGTTTGTAAAAGCTTTAGTGAATGCTCAATATGCTTTTACATTTATCAATAAATACTGCATCATTGAATGAATCTGTTTGTATTCATTTTGCTTAGTTTGGGCTTTAAAAGTGATTGTGCTCCCTTATGCAATCTAACAAAGCCCCAGGCCCTGATGGGTTTCcaatttaatttttcaaaacatttattgGTAAATTGGCTCCACTACTTTTATCCGTATTCAATGAATCCTTAGAAAGTGGTTCACTGCCACCAACTCTGACACAAGCCACTATTGCTCTCCTTCTCAAGAGGGACAAAGATCCTACCTCTTGTGGGACCTACAGACCATTATCTTTGCTCAATGCTGATGTAAAGGTGTTAGCTAAGGTAATCGCATCTCGTCTAGAAAATGTGCTTCCTCATATTATATCCGAAGAGCAAAATGGGTTTATAAAGGGACGTCAACTGTTTTTTAACACCCGCAcactttttaatataatttaataaaaaattcgGCTGAACTTCCTGAACTGGTAATTTCCTTAGATGCTGAAAAGGCATTCGACAGGGTAGAGTGGGAGTACTTGTTTGCGGTTTTGAGGAAATTCGGATTTGGTGATAAATTTATTTCTTGGATTCGCCTCCTTTATTCATCCCCTAAAGCTAGTGTCCACACTAATGTTTATTCTGATTATTTTGCCCTTGGACGTGGAAGTCGCCAAGGTTGCCCTCTGTCACCTTTGCTTTTTGCCATTGCTATCGAGCCTCTATCTATTACGTTAAGATCTTCCTCCTTATTCAAAGGAATCACCCGTAACGGACTTGAATATAAATTATCGTTGTATGCGGATgatttgttattatatataacaGATCCCACACTTTCAATCCCTGctgttttaagtattttggaGAACTTCAGCACCTTTTCAGGTTACAAATTAAATTTGGGGAAAAGTGAGTGTTTTCCCGTGAATATCGCAGCTTGTCATCTTCAACAGTCAGATTTACCTTTTCAGTTTAGTCCATCAGGGTTTAAATACCTAGGTATCAATGTGACTCGTTCTTTATCTAGCCTTGCATCTGCTAATTTCACTCCCCTCATCTTAAAGATTACTTCCGATATTCAAAGATGGGGTAATCTCCCCCTTTCATTAATTGGCAAGATCAATGTtgtttaaattaatattttaccaaaatttttatttttatttcagacaATACCTCTTTTTctgccaaaacatttttttgactCACTGGATAAGATAACTTTTTGGCGGTATtgctttttatactttttaaaaatcttttgatCTGGACCTTTTTTATAttagaaaacagattaaattaaaattagaatactaattagggggcagtgagcacacttgcccggagtggcgggcagccctatccatggcgcccggggagcaattgggggttaggtgtcttgctcaaggatacctcagtcatggactgtcggtgctggggatcgaaccagcaaccttccggtcacagggccagatccctaacgtccacgactgccccaatgtgGATTGGTAGAAGGCGTGACAAGGTGGAGTTAGCCAAATATCTAGTGAGCTACATAAGTCAGCTAGAGTGTAGCTAGCGTTGGTAAGGTAGCTTGCATTAATGTTAGGTGAATGTTcctcatgatttgatttgagaatCAATAGTTTCAGGTGTAATCAAGTCTTATTGTTGCATCAGGTGCTTAAATTCAGATTCACGTTCTCCCAAACAGGTTTCAAAATACCTTAAAATTCATTAGAGAGTCATTTGGAAGATGCTGCGTCATTGAACCTTACTAGCTCTGGTTTGTAATGCCGCGAGATCATTTACAATTGCCCAAAAAAACAATCCACTTTCAACATCACTGTGATGTGGCGACAGAGTAACAGACACTTGCGGATACGAAGACAAGACGGTTTAATAGACAACAAGTCGGATAAATCCAAAACTGCAAAACACAAATCGAGTCCAGGCAGAGATATCCAAACACAGATCAGATCGGAGAAGTGAAAATACAAAAGGTTCAGGCAGTAATCTAAATCGGAAAGTACACGAACGCGTGACAATCACAGAAAAATTCTGCAGGAAATACCCAAGAACTCCAGTTTAACATCAAGAGATTTACTGGTATGTCTTGCTTCAGCATAAACATCCATAGTTTTAATAAGAACAGATGTACACAGGTGCTCTAAGGCCAGTTAAATTCTTGATTTGATATTAGCAATATCATACAATAAGTGCTTCAATAAATTTGtgtattaattatatttatagaTTGTTTAAGGATTATATTTGTGCCAGTTATCACGTGGGGTTTGAATTCTATGTATGTTTAGGCACAAGCCAAGCGGAGGATGTCAGTTTGCAGTGGCCATCAATGTCCCAGGCCATTATTGTGCTACAAACTCTAAAGTTGATGGCTTCCTGAAAGAAGTCAACCCGAGCTGTGGTTACAATTACCACACTGAGTACCTTCTGCTGAACCCACCAGATCCAGAATGCTCCCCCATGATCAACCTCCTGAACAAAACCCCACATGGCTGTATGGTTTTCTACACCTACACCTCCCCTTGTATGGGTACTTGTTTGaacttctctctcactgccctCCCGCTGTTTTTATAGAACACCAAGTTCTACAAGCTTTCATCAATAATAGGATATTTAAAAGTAATAACAAAGGCTTAGGGAAATGTTTTGAAAGAGTGAATAATGTGCCACTTCATCTTGATCTCTGTCTCCTAACCATAAAATGTACACCTAATCCCTACTTGTAGCCTGTCCCATATCTGTAACCTAATCCCTAACTGTAACCTAATCCCTAACTGTAACCTAATTCCTAACTGTTACCTGCCCCTTAACTCTAACCTCTTCCCTAACTGTAACCAAATCCCTAACTAACCTGTTTCCTAACCATAATCCAATCCCTAATCATATCCCAATCCTTAATTGTAACCCAGTGCTTGACCCTAAACAGGCaattcataaaataaacaatgccTTGACTTATCTTTATGATGTGGAGTTCCACACTGTAGTGCAGACCTTCAGTGCTTTACAGAAGTTAGTGATcatgcttcatttttaaaactgccagtcaaaaaggccaaaaattACAGGTTATTACTTTTCTGATGAGATTTGATATGAGATTCTCCTTCTGTATGCAAGAGAACTaagaaaatatgtgaaaacaAGAGATTAAAAGATACAGTGAAAGTGGGAGTCCAAAAAGCCATGCAAGAAATTAATTCTACAGCAACTTCAAACACACAGCTGAGACCAAGATACAAAACCTGCttctgttctgagaacaacTGGCTGGCCAtatcaaagtccagacctcaacatcattaaatattttgggTGTAATGTGGATGGTGAGAAAGACAACATGCCAAACCTACTTCTCAAACTGAGAGgtctttggaggcgtgtctgcagatttctttgagaaactgaaagtgagtctcttgaaaagaatgaataaatgagtggGCAAACTAAATACTCAAaatgttgaggtttctgtgtgattttctgtatgaatgtatgtttttcctGTTCTCTTGTGAATAAATGGCTTGTATTGAGTAAACTGGAGTCTTAAGACAGAGAAGTTGCCCACTTACTGCACTAAACAAACCTCCCCACTAGAGGCCAGTATTACtgttgttaaaggggaatttcacagatttttcaaatgtACTGCAAAATTCAATAATGAGGCACCAtgtctaaaacacaaatatagtcattttatttagaatccaaaaacaccagtgaacctacaggagtcttctgagttttatatggaatgttgatgatggaaaatagtgctaaaaataaaataagtgtttGTTTAGGAACTCTTATCCTCAGGGTCTGAGCTGAATGAGCAGGTTGTGGCACCCCTCAGCTCTTGCACAGGCTGGGACCCCACACACCCCAGGGACTTTGTTCAGTCAGTGCGTAGGTCACAGCTGAGGGGAGCTGTGTTTTAATTGAACTGAAGTGAATTCAGAACTATCaaccaactgtgtttgcacactgtggaattagacctccacattctgtggagtgaaacacctgcatacatgcacactagtgaacaaccacactagggggcattgagcacacttgcccagagtggtcggcagccctatccatggcacccagggagtaatttggggttaggtgtcttgctcaaaggcactttATTCACaaactgtcagccaaggggatcgaaccggcaatcttccggtcacagtgctggttccctaacctccagcccacgacagcTACAACTTCAGAAGGGGTTACTACAGTTACTACAGTTAGTGTAGGTTTGTGTCGGCCGTTAAGATAACCTGGCTAGAATTGACccgcctgctgtgtgtgtgtgccttttTTGGCTGGTGTAAGTACACAGAACTTCTCGTGGCAGAAATAATGTCCTCTCCCACGTCTTCTTCTACTCTGACACCACAATATGTTGTAAACACAATCCCCCCTCCAACCCCTTTGACTCCCCTGGCAAAATCTGCCACTGGGCAATGGTACCTTTTCAGGCCTGTCAGGTCCAGTGGCTGTTTGAATCTTCTTTTAAACCATGCTTTCATTTCTAACTGAAGGACTCTAAGGACACTGAGATGTGCTGTATGATCATAATCTAAATTATCGATGCATTTCTCTACATTCATTCACACAGACTTTCTAGATATCATTCTTCAAGTGTCTGACTGTTGCGTCTTCCATGTGTCATCCTGTGGTTGGCAGCATTCTTGTACCACCACCGCCTAAAAAAgtcaatttaaacattttatataccatttaaaaaaaaaaggctaagTAATCTATCAAACTTATCCAGTATTCAGAAATTGGTGCCTACTGTGGTCCAGGTTAAACGCTATATGCTTATTAAAGCCTTTGGCACCAATTTCTTATTGCTAATGTTTAAGCAAATGTAACTTTCCTATAtttattgggttttttttttttttaatttttatctttatactttttcacattttagttTTCAATACACTTTAATTTCACTGATGCTTTGCTGCACAATAACACAATTGCAGCAGTGTGTGCGTCAAACAATAATATGCCATAATATTGTTAAGCATAATACTTCAGAGGAGTCATTAATCATTAATGTTCATACATATCCATTAGCCAGGCTTAGTATTGCTATTGATTGGAACGTTAATGTGTGTCCATTTGCATCAGGATTGTCACTGTGAACCTGAATGTaatgtttcatgttttacacCACTGAGTGACCCTCACAGGCCCAGAGCTCTCCTCTTAGTCTATGTTGTTTATAAGAACCAGATGTTCTTAAGAgcctgtaaaagctccctctcaTAAAACTGTTATGattatgctgcctgatgtctgagacactgtttcatgatagttttgtgCATATACTGTACTTCATAATCAATTAATGGTTAACAGATACATACAGGGTGTTGTAAATCCCTAAACAGacacatatttttttctgattttatcactgttttccatcattgaCATTCAAtacaaacactcagaagacacgtgtaggttcactggtagttttgaatagtaaaaaaTCCCTATATTTGTTGTTCtctgcaacccctggttcctatcaccccaaTTTGTTGATGTTATGTATTGAATTTTACAGCACATTTGACAAATTGCTTCTTTTGTTGTTGAATTAATCTGTATGTTATttgggtggcacggtggtgaagtgggtagtgctgtcacctcacattaaggagggcctgggtttgaatCCCTGGCCAGGCAACTGTGATCCTCTcctgtggagtttgcatgttcctcctctttctgcatgggttttctcccacagtccaaagacatgcagtcaggctgtttggaAATACTAAGTTGCCCCTTGATGtcaatgtgtctgtctgtctgccctgtgatggactagcgacctgtccagagtgtatcctgtctttcacccaatgacagctgggacaggcttcagaaccccccacgacccagaaggagaagtggcttagaagatgtgtgcaTTATTTCTGCCTTCCAGCattgaaaaatgacatttatataAGTAGTGATTTCTGTATTATTCTAGTATTCTGAGTATATCTGAGTCCTCGGGTAGAATACCTAGTACTTTAAAGTACAAATGCAAGTCCATAAAATTTGGGACGGTGTGTGAAgtgtcaataaaaacagaaagcagagatTAGTACagtctgtttgacctgtattaaataatacacaaacacaatatttgatgttttacctcaTGAACTTCATTGGTctgtgtaaatatatgctcattctaaatatgatgcctgcaaaatgtaataaaacagttagaacaggagcaccgctgtgttacatcacctttcctttaacaacaccATCATGTgaggactgaagacacaaactgatccagtttaGAAAGTTGgcatctaaaaggcagcatttcactgttgtcagaagaaaaccttgtatctccaacatggtaactttacagaggaaggaaaaaacatactttactttaaatgtaagtcaatggaaccagaattttctccaACTCATGTTGGCCTAGTTCTTTtacttcattcatcatgaaatttacacacaatataaatgtatgtaacgTATATAGATAAATATAGATGTAATGGGGGGGCATTAGTGAGTAACTTCCACATCTGTGAAAGTACCATTAACTCTGAACACATTgtggagcaacatgtgctgcctttctcagggac encodes:
- the LOC108411136 gene encoding uncharacterized protein LOC108411136 isoform X1; translated protein: MVCCGVLLEFVLFSLLSPAACAEIGNLKEIINFLQTTYGAGENQFAVAINVPAEKCSAGVTPDQNFLPDDGARKVIDAMDGTAKVYKGQRLIGAKPKPISNNPNINYHSEYLLLIQSNPPATSPDDPLMMQLLNTNPDGCVVFYTYNSPCVKTCSTPNKRYSIIPALDMFTDHKGPKAFVFGQVWKHDVNKAQWETNMRAVNGKVPLYRCNNAGCTLCVDNNDKINTQCTY